In Aliarcobacter faecis, a genomic segment contains:
- a CDS encoding inorganic phosphate transporter, giving the protein MSVLWDALNNIDNFAIVLLLLSLSIALFYEMINGFHDTANAVAMIIYTNSMKAGYSVIMAGIMNFLGVVLGGIGVAYVIVHLLPLDIMVSSNQNATLVMIFSLLISAVIWNLGTWYFGLPVSSSHSLIGSIVGVSIAFGMMNGFTFSQSVNWKVVYGILTALALSPLLGFGFAFLIMKLSRKIVKHPKFFKTPSADKKKKPNFWMRTGIIATGAGVSFAHGSNDGQKGIGLIMIILIGILPTYYALNMEAHQYKIMQTRDSAANLAKFYADNNDTLTKLLDEKRLISALKIKNKIAECNVNQVYNTTLEISKKLDGLKSYSELSKEDRWKMHTAVLCSDNFFGQVERAYKLIDKDKSDYIADQRKQMITSTEYVPFWVIFAVALMLGIGTMIGYKRVVLTIGEKIGSKPINHMQGAVSQAMAMVTILLANFAHAPVSTTHIVSSAVAGTMVAEPDGGVQKKTIKTILMAWIFTLPVTALMGAGIYIVLSYITKVG; this is encoded by the coding sequence ATGTCTGTCTTGTGGGATGCTTTAAATAATATTGATAACTTTGCAATAGTTTTATTACTCTTGTCCTTGAGTATCGCATTATTTTATGAAATGATTAATGGTTTTCATGATACAGCAAACGCTGTTGCAATGATTATATATACTAATTCTATGAAAGCTGGATACTCTGTTATTATGGCTGGAATTATGAACTTTTTGGGAGTTGTTTTAGGGGGAATTGGTGTTGCTTATGTCATTGTACATTTATTACCACTTGATATAATGGTATCTTCAAATCAAAATGCTACTTTAGTAATGATTTTTTCATTATTAATATCTGCTGTTATTTGGAATTTAGGAACATGGTATTTTGGTTTACCAGTTTCTAGTTCACACTCACTAATTGGTTCAATAGTAGGTGTTAGTATTGCTTTTGGTATGATGAATGGATTTACTTTTTCTCAAAGTGTAAATTGGAAAGTTGTTTATGGTATTTTAACTGCTTTAGCTCTTTCTCCTTTATTAGGTTTTGGATTTGCTTTCTTAATTATGAAACTTTCTAGAAAGATTGTTAAACATCCAAAGTTTTTCAAAACACCTAGTGCAGATAAAAAAAAGAAACCAAATTTTTGGATGAGAACTGGAATTATAGCAACTGGTGCAGGAGTTAGTTTTGCACATGGTTCTAATGATGGGCAAAAAGGGATAGGTCTTATTATGATTATTCTTATTGGAATTTTGCCAACTTATTATGCTTTAAATATGGAAGCTCACCAATACAAAATTATGCAAACTAGAGATAGTGCAGCAAATCTAGCAAAATTTTATGCAGATAATAATGACACTCTTACAAAACTTTTAGATGAAAAACGACTTATTAGTGCATTAAAAATAAAAAATAAAATTGCAGAGTGTAATGTTAATCAAGTATATAACACAACACTAGAAATTTCTAAAAAATTAGATGGATTAAAATCATATTCTGAACTTTCAAAAGAAGATAGATGGAAAATGCATACAGCAGTTTTATGTTCTGATAACTTCTTTGGGCAAGTTGAAAGAGCTTATAAATTAATAGATAAAGACAAATCTGATTATATTGCAGATCAAAGAAAACAGATGATTACTTCAACTGAATATGTACCATTTTGGGTAATTTTTGCAGTTGCATTAATGCTAGGAATTGGAACTATGATAGGTTATAAAAGAGTAGTTCTTACTATTGGAGAAAAAATTGGTTCTAAACCAATCAATCATATGCAAGGTGCAGTATCTCAAGCAATGGCAATGGTAACTATTTTATTAGCAAACTTTGCTCATGCCCCTGTTAGTACAACACATATTGTTTCTAGTGCTGTTGCTGGAACTATGGTTGCTGAACCAGATGGCGGAGTACAAAAAAAGACTATTAAGACAATTTTAATGGCATGGATTTTTACTTTACCTGTTACAGCTTTAATGGGAGCAGGTATTTATATAGTTCTGAGTTATATTACAAAAGTTGGTTAA
- a CDS encoding monooxygenase, whose product MAYILQVDFPHDGIFGEEFSKAFIDLANDIAKEEGLLWKIWTENKDEKSAGGIYLFSNKNDAKRYLDKHKARLEDFGYKDIRAKIFDVNLSLSKICKADFIK is encoded by the coding sequence ATGGCATATATTTTACAAGTAGATTTTCCACATGATGGAATTTTTGGTGAAGAATTTTCAAAAGCATTTATAGATTTGGCAAATGACATTGCAAAAGAGGAAGGACTTTTATGGAAAATTTGGACTGAAAATAAAGATGAAAAGAGTGCAGGTGGAATATATCTTTTTTCAAATAAAAATGATGCAAAAAGATATTTGGATAAACATAAAGCTAGATTAGAAGATTTTGGATATAAAGATATAAGAGCAAAAATTTTTGATGTGAATTTATCTTTAAGTAAAATTTGTAAGGCAGATTTTATTAAATAA
- a CDS encoding aldolase catalytic domain-containing protein has product MLEKKGTILSVREDLKVFDCTIRDGGLVNNFHFTDEFVKAHYEMCVASGVDYMEIGKNVSPTLMSEDEYGPWNFCKEQDIRRIVGENNTNLKIAVMSDIGRSLKEELRPKSESVVDMIRIATYIHQIPAAIELIEDAHAKGYETTVNIMAISKSFDDELDEVLEQLAKTPVDVIYIADSFGSFYPEQIRKLTEKYLSFAEKSGKKVGIHAHNNLQLAYANTLEAMIYGASFLDVTVSGLGRGAGNCPLELLLGFLKNPKYKQMPVLEFIENYIVDLEKKLDWGYSIPYMITGQLNEHPRAAMKARDEGDTKYREFYKTISFME; this is encoded by the coding sequence ATGCTAGAAAAAAAAGGGACAATTTTAAGCGTAAGAGAAGATTTAAAAGTTTTTGACTGTACTATTAGAGATGGTGGACTTGTAAATAATTTTCATTTTACCGATGAATTTGTAAAAGCACACTATGAAATGTGTGTTGCTAGTGGTGTTGATTACATGGAGATTGGTAAAAATGTATCTCCTACACTTATGAGTGAAGATGAGTATGGTCCTTGGAACTTCTGTAAAGAGCAAGATATTAGAAGAATTGTTGGAGAAAACAATACAAATTTAAAAATTGCTGTTATGAGTGATATTGGAAGAAGCCTAAAAGAGGAGCTTCGACCAAAGAGTGAGAGTGTTGTAGATATGATTAGAATTGCTACATATATTCATCAAATCCCAGCAGCTATTGAATTAATAGAAGATGCTCATGCAAAAGGCTATGAAACAACTGTAAATATTATGGCTATTTCAAAATCTTTTGATGATGAACTTGATGAAGTTTTAGAGCAACTTGCAAAAACACCTGTTGATGTTATATATATTGCTGATAGTTTTGGTTCATTTTACCCTGAACAAATTAGAAAACTAACTGAAAAATATCTAAGTTTTGCAGAAAAATCAGGAAAAAAAGTTGGAATTCATGCTCATAACAATCTTCAACTAGCTTATGCAAATACTTTAGAAGCCATGATTTATGGTGCAAGTTTTCTTGATGTTACAGTTTCAGGATTAGGAAGAGGTGCTGGTAATTGTCCACTAGAACTTCTTTTAGGATTTTTAAAAAATCCAAAATATAAACAGATGCCTGTTTTAGAGTTTATAGAAAATTATATAGTTGATTTAGAAAAAAAACTTGATTGGGGATATAGTATTCCATATATGATAACAGGTCAGCTAAATGAACACCCAAGAGCTGCTATGAAAGCTAGAGATGAAGGGGATACAAAATATAGAGAGTTTTATAAAACTATCTCTTTTATGGAGTAG
- a CDS encoding ribonuclease HI, whose translation MKLDKNFLDLIENNGTLTQSQFEILEIFGEDIKNWKNIALQKDVTKNNKNLLMLLKSIENIEICNKIINNYHMVLEYNNINAKVFTPKNIKNNEIKDENKNLEDEETLHIYCDGACSGNPGPAGSGIAIYSNKNRPVLLYGAYVENGTNNIAELNALYQALIIASQSGFKEQIYIFSDSKYAIDCISTWAYSWKKNNWSKKGGEIKNLELIIEAHTLYEKLKKQLILEHVKGHNGVEGNELADRMAVNAINERVADFHIYSYEKIEDVLKLKSY comes from the coding sequence ATGAAATTAGACAAAAACTTTTTAGACCTTATCGAAAATAACGGTACTTTAACACAAAGTCAATTTGAGATTTTAGAAATCTTTGGTGAAGATATAAAAAACTGGAAAAATATAGCTTTACAAAAAGATGTTACAAAAAATAACAAAAATCTTCTTATGCTTTTAAAAAGTATTGAAAATATTGAAATATGCAATAAAATAATCAATAACTATCATATGGTTTTAGAATACAACAACATAAATGCAAAAGTTTTTACACCCAAAAATATTAAAAATAACGAAATAAAAGATGAAAATAAAAACTTAGAAGATGAAGAAACTTTACATATTTATTGTGATGGAGCTTGTAGTGGAAATCCTGGACCTGCTGGAAGTGGAATAGCTATTTATTCAAATAAAAATAGACCTGTTTTACTCTATGGTGCTTATGTAGAAAATGGAACAAACAATATAGCAGAATTAAATGCCTTATATCAGGCTTTAATTATAGCTTCACAAAGTGGATTTAAAGAGCAAATTTATATTTTTAGTGACTCTAAATATGCCATAGATTGTATCTCTACTTGGGCATACTCTTGGAAAAAAAATAATTGGAGTAAAAAAGGTGGAGAGATAAAAAATCTTGAGTTGATTATTGAAGCTCACACTCTATATGAAAAACTAAAAAAACAGCTTATTTTAGAGCATGTAAAAGGGCATAATGGAGTAGAAGGAAATGAACTAGCAGATAGAATGGCTGTAAATGCTATAAATGAGAGAGTAGCTGATTTTCATATTTATAGTTATGAAAAAATAGAAGATGTTTTAAAGCTTAAATCATATTAA
- a CDS encoding methyl-accepting chemotaxis protein, whose protein sequence is MLSKLSIKQKLILIMLIPLVVVILLAAKLSLDSYLSAKNLKALDDVVVLSTKVGALVHETQKERGMTAGFIGSKGEKFKTELPAQRTLVDERLKDLNNFLSIFDKTNYKSDFISNLENSLKNLEKIEEIRKNVNSFSIKAPVAIEYYTTTNAYLLNILSSVIKISDNANISKELISYMSILQAKEQTGIERAVGTNTFAQNKFTEGLKAKFYTVIAEQNVYTNQFFKISSKESTDFYDKTVVGKSIEAVQEMRKVALYQNIEENFNVDPNLWFNEITLKINLLKQVEDFVSNHLVVEIEKELAIANKNMIIFGLLSIFGIGITMILARTIAFTILIDVASVRSGVENFFAFINFEKDDIKLINVDSKDELGMMSRIINENIENTKANIQKDRALIADTIRVANEINKGHLNVKIELGSNNPALNDLKDIINEMLGTLNTNISNILKVLTSYSKFDFRPKLADNDLEGIIEELEKDINVLRDVITQMLVENKNIGLTLSQNALTLSSNMQNIATAANSQAASLEETAASLEEITSNITNNTQTTSKMASYGEKVKEAIKIGQDLANRTVASMEDINKQALSISEAITVIDQIAFQTNILSLNAAVEAATAGEAGKGFAVVAQEVRNLASRSAEAANEIKRIVELATTKTKEGSLIANEMISGYENLNENISTTIDLIQNVTLASKEQSAGMVQINDAVNNLDQITQRNAQNAGVANDIAQQTLKISKEIIEQVNSKEFEGK, encoded by the coding sequence ATGTTGTCAAAACTCTCTATAAAACAGAAGCTAATTTTAATTATGCTAATTCCTCTTGTTGTAGTTATTTTATTAGCTGCAAAACTATCACTAGATTCTTATTTAAGTGCAAAAAATCTTAAAGCTTTAGATGATGTTGTTGTTTTATCCACAAAAGTTGGTGCATTAGTTCATGAAACTCAAAAGGAGAGAGGAATGACAGCAGGATTTATTGGAAGTAAAGGTGAAAAATTTAAAACAGAACTTCCTGCTCAAAGAACTTTAGTTGATGAGAGATTAAAAGATTTGAATAATTTTTTATCTATATTTGATAAAACAAACTATAAAAGTGATTTTATAAGTAATTTGGAAAATAGTTTAAAGAATTTAGAAAAGATAGAAGAGATTAGAAAAAATGTAAATAGTTTTTCTATAAAAGCTCCTGTTGCTATTGAGTATTATACAACTACAAATGCCTATTTATTAAATATTTTAAGTTCTGTTATAAAAATTTCAGATAATGCAAATATCTCAAAAGAGTTAATCTCTTATATGAGTATTTTACAAGCAAAAGAGCAAACTGGAATTGAAAGAGCTGTTGGAACAAATACTTTTGCACAAAATAAGTTTACAGAAGGTTTAAAAGCAAAATTTTATACAGTTATAGCAGAACAAAATGTATATACAAACCAGTTTTTTAAAATAAGTAGTAAAGAATCAACAGATTTTTATGATAAAACTGTTGTTGGGAAATCTATAGAAGCTGTTCAAGAGATGAGAAAAGTGGCACTTTATCAAAATATAGAAGAGAATTTTAATGTAGATCCAAATTTATGGTTTAATGAAATAACTTTAAAAATTAATTTACTCAAACAAGTTGAAGATTTTGTATCAAATCATTTGGTAGTTGAGATTGAAAAAGAGCTTGCAATTGCAAATAAGAATATGATTATTTTTGGTCTTTTAAGTATTTTTGGTATAGGAATTACAATGATTCTTGCAAGAACTATAGCTTTTACAATTTTAATTGATGTTGCTAGTGTTAGAAGTGGAGTTGAAAATTTCTTTGCATTTATTAATTTTGAGAAAGATGATATTAAATTAATTAATGTTGATTCAAAAGATGAATTAGGAATGATGTCAAGAATTATTAATGAAAATATTGAAAATACTAAAGCAAATATTCAAAAAGATAGAGCTTTAATAGCTGATACTATTAGAGTTGCAAATGAGATAAATAAAGGTCATTTGAATGTTAAAATAGAGTTAGGTTCAAATAATCCAGCACTAAATGATTTAAAAGATATTATAAATGAAATGTTAGGAACTTTAAATACAAATATCTCTAATATTTTAAAAGTTTTAACTTCTTACTCAAAATTTGATTTTAGACCAAAATTGGCTGATAATGATTTAGAAGGAATTATAGAAGAACTTGAAAAAGATATTAATGTTCTAAGAGATGTAATTACTCAAATGTTAGTAGAAAACAAAAATATTGGATTGACATTAAGTCAAAATGCTTTGACATTAAGTTCAAATATGCAAAATATTGCAACTGCTGCAAACTCTCAAGCAGCTAGCCTTGAAGAGACAGCAGCAAGTTTAGAAGAGATAACTTCAAATATTACAAATAATACTCAAACAACTTCAAAAATGGCAAGTTATGGAGAGAAAGTTAAAGAGGCTATAAAAATTGGTCAAGATTTGGCAAATAGAACTGTTGCTTCTATGGAAGATATAAATAAACAAGCTTTATCAATTAGTGAAGCAATTACAGTAATTGACCAAATAGCATTCCAAACAAATATTTTATCTTTAAATGCAGCAGTAGAAGCAGCAACAGCAGGAGAAGCAGGAAAAGGATTTGCAGTTGTTGCCCAAGAAGTGAGAAATTTAGCAAGTAGAAGTGCTGAAGCTGCAAATGAGATAAAAAGGATAGTTGAATTAGCAACAACTAAAACAAAAGAGGGGAGTCTTATTGCAAATGAGATGATTAGTGGATATGAAAATTTAAATGAAAATATTTCAACAACAATAGATTTAATTCAAAATGTAACTCTTGCTTCTAAGGAGCAATCAGCTGGAATGGTTCAAATAAATGATGCTGTTAATAATCTTGATCAAATAACTCAAAGAAATGCACAAAATGCAGGAGTTGCAAATGATATTGCACAACAAACACTAAAAATATCTAAAGAGATTATTGAGCAAGTAAATTCAAAAGAGTTTGAAGGAAAATAG
- a CDS encoding DUF2721 domain-containing protein → MITINEINSISSMIQLSVAPVFLLAGVAGLLNVFTGRLVRIIDKVDKLDKFESDKKEQGLIDNELSAMIKSRRNFLTMRMNNTNRAIFFGTTTGLLVALVIITIFFSSFFHFEYTFLIAILFILAMSCLVISLVLFLRELFYTTKFINNKESYIP, encoded by the coding sequence GTGATAACTATAAATGAAATAAACTCAATTTCAAGTATGATTCAACTCTCTGTTGCACCTGTTTTTTTATTAGCAGGTGTAGCTGGACTTTTAAATGTTTTTACAGGAAGATTAGTTCGAATTATAGATAAAGTTGATAAACTAGATAAATTTGAAAGCGATAAAAAAGAACAAGGATTAATAGATAACGAACTCTCAGCTATGATAAAATCAAGAAGAAATTTCTTAACTATGAGAATGAATAATACAAATCGTGCTATATTTTTTGGAACAACAACAGGACTTTTAGTGGCTCTTGTAATTATCACAATATTTTTTAGCTCATTTTTCCATTTTGAATATACTTTTTTAATAGCAATTCTATTTATTTTAGCTATGAGTTGTTTGGTTATTTCATTAGTTTTATTTTTAAGAGAACTTTTTTATACAACAAAATTTATAAACAATAAAGAGAGTTATATTCCATAA
- a CDS encoding DUF302 domain-containing protein, whose translation MQYIEVSNKSVQEVVDSIKEIAPNHKFGVLHIHNIKETLQSKGKKLNEDCQVLDICSPNVAEAFLNEDITLSCIMPCKIAVYTQDGKTNIALNSVAQLVDDINPDLIELAQTTQEDLLKIIDEAK comes from the coding sequence ATGCAGTATATTGAAGTTTCAAACAAAAGTGTTCAAGAAGTAGTTGATAGTATCAAAGAGATTGCACCAAACCATAAATTTGGAGTATTACATATACATAATATAAAGGAGACTTTACAATCTAAAGGGAAAAAATTAAATGAAGATTGTCAGGTTTTAGATATTTGCAGTCCAAATGTAGCCGAAGCTTTTTTAAATGAAGATATAACTTTATCTTGTATTATGCCTTGTAAAATTGCTGTTTATACTCAAGATGGAAAAACAAATATAGCTTTAAACTCTGTTGCTCAATTAGTTGATGATATAAATCCAGATTTAATTGAATTAGCTCAAACAACTCAAGAAGATCTTTTAAAAATTATTGATGAAGCGAAATAG
- a CDS encoding ArsR/SmtB family transcription factor has product MITRCCDYSKEFDKVKESLIDDEILYDVAELFKAFADTTRIKIISALKEEKLCVGAISELLNISQSAISHQLKVLKNAKILKSKKVGKMVYYSLDDEHIKKIFDMGLEHITKG; this is encoded by the coding sequence ATGATTACTAGATGTTGTGACTACTCAAAAGAGTTTGATAAAGTAAAAGAGAGTTTAATAGATGATGAAATATTATATGATGTAGCAGAGCTTTTTAAAGCTTTTGCTGATACGACTAGAATAAAAATCATCTCTGCTTTAAAAGAGGAGAAGCTTTGTGTTGGAGCTATTAGTGAGCTTTTAAATATAAGTCAATCAGCTATTTCTCATCAATTAAAAGTACTAAAGAATGCAAAAATATTGAAGTCAAAAAAAGTAGGGAAAATGGTTTATTATTCACTTGATGATGAACATATTAAAAAGATTTTTGATATGGGCTTAGAGCATATCACAAAAGGTTAA
- a CDS encoding heavy metal translocating P-type ATPase, whose product MKKVKLQNLDCASCALKIEKSLNNLEELSNVKLNFSTSTLTFEQNTKKDILEKIEKEIQKIEKDVIIVKDEIKVKKTFWQNLDKKLLHITIISLVLTYISYNYIENSYLKFAGFLIAYLLVGFDVLNKAFRNMVNGKLFDENFLMSIATIGAFALGDFVEGIAVMVFYQIGEMFQKVAVNNSRDSINELVNIKPEFAFVKEGEKIVQKTPEEVKIGDTILVKVGEKVPVDGVLLDNSFFDTSAITGEFKPKSLKKDDEILSGFINISNASYIKVTSLYKDSTIAKIIELIENASLKKANAEKFITKFATVYTPIVVFLALVLAFLPPLIIEGAIFSDWIERALVFLVISCPCALVISVPLSFFSAIGAVSKRGVLVKGENYIEKLTQIENIVFDKTGTLTKAVFEVTKVKSFSINEDELLKYAALVESFSIHPIAKAIVKAYKNELNPKDVTSCEEFGGLGIKAKIYGKDILVGNERLLNKFGVEIQNMEKNLNIVYISIDSKFAGYIVLSDIIKPEAKEFINELKKLNIFKTYMLTGDKKEVALQVAKDIGIDEVKYELLPQDKLKIYEEIKYKTGKVTAFVGDGINDAPTLANSDIGFAMGGIGSDLAIKSADVIVLNDNLNAISDAIKIAKKTKVIVYQNIIFIMAIKVIFLVLGADALIGMKEAIFADMGVALLAIFNSMRILREIKK is encoded by the coding sequence ATGAAAAAAGTAAAACTACAAAATTTAGATTGTGCATCTTGTGCCTTAAAAATTGAAAAAAGTTTAAATAATTTAGAAGAGTTATCAAATGTAAAGTTAAATTTTTCAACTTCAACTTTAACTTTTGAGCAAAATACCAAAAAAGATATTTTAGAAAAGATAGAAAAAGAGATTCAAAAAATAGAAAAAGATGTAATTATTGTAAAAGATGAGATAAAAGTTAAAAAAACATTTTGGCAAAATTTAGATAAAAAACTTTTACATATTACTATAATTTCTCTCGTTTTAACCTATATTTCTTATAACTATATAGAAAATAGTTATTTAAAATTTGCAGGTTTTTTAATAGCTTATTTATTAGTTGGTTTTGATGTTTTAAATAAAGCTTTTAGAAATATGGTAAATGGAAAACTGTTTGATGAAAATTTTTTGATGTCAATAGCAACTATTGGAGCTTTTGCTTTAGGCGATTTTGTTGAAGGTATTGCCGTTATGGTTTTTTATCAAATAGGTGAAATGTTCCAAAAAGTTGCAGTTAATAACTCAAGAGATAGTATAAATGAATTGGTAAATATAAAGCCTGAGTTTGCTTTTGTAAAAGAGGGTGAAAAAATAGTTCAAAAAACTCCTGAAGAGGTAAAAATAGGAGATACTATTTTAGTAAAAGTTGGTGAAAAAGTACCTGTTGATGGAGTCTTATTAGATAATAGTTTTTTTGATACAAGTGCTATCACAGGAGAGTTTAAACCAAAAAGTTTAAAAAAAGATGATGAAATTTTAAGTGGTTTTATAAATATTTCAAATGCTTCATATATAAAAGTAACATCACTTTATAAAGATTCAACAATTGCAAAAATTATAGAATTAATTGAAAATGCTAGTTTAAAAAAAGCAAATGCAGAAAAGTTTATTACAAAATTTGCTACAGTTTATACACCAATAGTTGTTTTCTTAGCTTTAGTTTTAGCATTTTTACCACCACTAATTATTGAAGGTGCAATATTTTCTGATTGGATTGAGAGAGCTTTAGTATTTTTGGTTATCTCTTGCCCTTGTGCTTTGGTTATTTCTGTACCACTATCTTTTTTTAGTGCTATTGGAGCAGTTTCAAAAAGAGGTGTTTTAGTAAAAGGTGAAAACTATATAGAAAAATTAACGCAGATAGAAAATATTGTTTTTGATAAAACAGGAACTTTAACTAAAGCTGTTTTTGAAGTTACAAAGGTGAAGAGTTTTTCTATCAATGAAGATGAACTTCTAAAATATGCTGCTTTAGTAGAGAGTTTTTCAATACATCCAATAGCAAAAGCAATAGTGAAAGCTTATAAAAATGAGTTAAATCCAAAAGATGTAACTTCTTGTGAAGAGTTTGGTGGTTTAGGAATAAAAGCTAAAATATATGGAAAAGATATTTTAGTTGGAAATGAAAGATTACTTAACAAATTTGGTGTAGAAATACAAAATATGGAGAAAAATTTAAATATTGTATATATTTCAATTGATTCTAAATTTGCTGGATATATTGTTTTAAGTGATATTATAAAACCTGAAGCAAAAGAGTTTATAAATGAGCTTAAAAAGTTAAATATATTTAAAACTTATATGCTTACAGGAGATAAAAAAGAGGTTGCTTTACAAGTAGCAAAAGATATAGGAATTGATGAAGTAAAATATGAACTTTTACCACAAGATAAACTAAAAATATATGAAGAGATAAAATATAAAACAGGAAAAGTTACAGCATTTGTAGGAGATGGAATAAATGATGCTCCAACTTTGGCAAACTCAGATATAGGTTTTGCTATGGGTGGAATAGGGAGTGATTTAGCTATAAAATCTGCTGATGTAATAGTTTTAAATGATAATTTAAATGCAATAAGTGATGCTATAAAAATTGCTAAAAAAACAAAAGTTATTGTATATCAAAATATCATTTTTATTATGGCTATAAAAGTTATATTTTTAGTTTTAGGGGCAGATGCTTTAATTGGAATGAAAGAGGCAATTTTTGCAGATATGGGAGTGGCACTTTTGGCAATATTTAACTCTATGAGGATTTTAAGAGAGATAAAAAAATAA
- a CDS encoding aldose 1-epimerase family protein, whose product MNYKIKNDFIKAQIKSLGAELNSLKKCDEDFEYIWQANSKYWARHSPILFPIVGRLKNDSYIYKNQKYGMSQHGFARDKEFEIVKNEIDYIEFRLKNDEKSLEVYPFFFELNISYKLEESKLIIAYKVKNKSDEKMFFSIGAHPAFNTLNGDFLEFEDIKTTKRYFLDDKGLIYKNEDLNFEDSKLFLDEKLFIDDALVFNDKNIKQVTLKNIENKSRVKVKFDNFPYLGIWSKSNGSSFICIEPWFGIADDKNTNQKIEEKEGILSLQKDEKFECFYSVEV is encoded by the coding sequence TTGAACTATAAGATAAAAAATGATTTTATAAAAGCACAAATAAAATCTCTTGGAGCAGAACTTAATAGCTTAAAAAAGTGTGATGAAGATTTTGAGTATATTTGGCAAGCAAATAGTAAATATTGGGCTAGGCATTCACCCATTTTATTTCCAATAGTTGGTAGATTAAAAAATGATAGTTATATTTATAAAAACCAGAAATATGGTATGTCTCAGCATGGTTTTGCAAGAGACAAAGAGTTTGAGATTGTAAAAAATGAAATAGACTATATAGAATTTAGACTAAAAAATGATGAAAAAAGCTTAGAAGTTTATCCTTTCTTTTTTGAGTTAAATATTAGTTATAAACTAGAAGAATCAAAGTTGATTATCGCGTATAAAGTTAAAAATAAAAGTGATGAAAAGATGTTTTTTTCAATAGGTGCTCATCCTGCTTTTAATACTTTAAATGGTGATTTTTTAGAATTTGAAGATATAAAAACTACAAAAAGATACTTTTTAGATGATAAAGGTTTAATTTATAAAAATGAAGATTTGAATTTTGAAGATAGTAAGCTATTTTTAGATGAGAAACTTTTTATTGATGATGCTTTAGTTTTCAATGATAAAAATATAAAACAAGTTACTTTAAAAAATATAGAAAATAAAAGTAGGGTAAAAGTAAAATTTGATAATTTTCCATATTTAGGTATTTGGTCTAAATCAAATGGATCTTCATTTATTTGTATTGAACCTTGGTTTGGGATAGCTGATGACAAAAATACAAATCAAAAAATAGAAGAAAAAGAAGGAATTTTATCTTTACAAAAAGATGAAAAGTTTGAGTGTTTTTATAGTGTTGAAGTTTGA